A genomic region of Zea mays cultivar B73 chromosome 6, Zm-B73-REFERENCE-NAM-5.0, whole genome shotgun sequence contains the following coding sequences:
- the LOC103629255 gene encoding scarecrow-like protein 9: MESPEYCEINSNMTLDYINRLLMEEGTDEKASIYQQLDALQAMEKPFYDIIGQTYPSSPMETMISRDNQVDCPQDNYSKQARRGCFVSDILEPQGVHLVANDWTYECDHFSLQFERGAEEANKLVPNIAKLADLDSNGLSDSNRMIEATIGQKGKHGSKIRSHPHVDLEFLEARNSKHLAISASETTRDEMFDSVLLCDCRFNCDAAHIREIKAKEANNSSQNVRRKGYGQRQVKSRGKKKEEEVDLRAHLMQCAQAIVVNNLPFASELLEKIRRHASPYGDGSQRLALYLANGLEARLAGTGSQMYKELMEKQTRATDMLKAYRLFNAVCPFARVAYYFSNQTIADLSNGQPKVHIIDFGITLGFQWPSLIQRFAKREGGPPKLRITGIDVPQPGFRPRAIIEATGKRLTEYAEMFNVPFEYQDIASPWEDICIENLNIDNDEALIVNCMFRTQYLGDETEDIDSARDRVLRTMKRINPEVLILGIVNGMYSSPFFLTRFREVVFHYSALFDMLDATAPQSHEDRIQIERDLLGASALNVVACEGAERIVRPETYKPWQVRCLKAGFKQLPVDKAIMKRSIDEKDKHYHEDFVIDEDSRWLIQGWKGRIMHAVSSWKPKESYTNQ, translated from the coding sequence ATGGAAAGTCCTGAGTACTGTGAGATAAACTCAAATATGACTCTTGACTACATAAACCGACTGTTAATGGAGGAGGGCACTGATGAGAAGGCCAGCATATACCAACAACTTGATGCACTTCAGGCCATGGAGAAGCCATTTTATGATATTATTGGACAGACATATCCATCTTCACCTATGGAGACAATGATCAGTAGAGATAACCAAGTAGATTGTCCTCAAGACAATTATAGTAAACAGGCACGCCGTGGTTGTTTTGTCAGTGATATTCTAGAGCCACAAGGTGTGCACCTGGTAGCCAATGATTGGACTTATGAATGTGATCATTTTTCTTTGCAATTTGAGAGAGGTGCTGAAGAAGCAAATAAGTTAGTTCCCAATATTGCAAAATTGGCTGATCTGGATAGTAATGGCCTTTCTGATTCCAATCGAATGATAGAGGCAACAATTGGACAAAAGGGCAAGCATGGAAGCAAAATACGGAGTCATCCTCATGTGGACTTGGAGTTTTTGGAAGCGAGGAACAGTAAGCATTTGGCCATCTCAGCTAGTGAAACAACCCGGGATGAAATGTTTGACAGTGTTCTGCTCTGTGATTGTCGATTTAATTGTGATGCTGCTCATATTAGAGAAATCAAGGCAAAAGAAGCAAACAACAGTTCACAGAATGTTCGGAGAAAAGGATATGGTCAACGGCAAGTGAAATCACGAGGTAAGAAGAAAGAGGAGGAGGTTGACCTCAGGGCTCATCTCATGCAGTGTGCACAAGCAATAGTAGTAAACAACCTTCCATTTGCCAGTGAGCTACTGGAGAAGATAAGGCGTCACGCTTCACCATATGGAGATGGCTCTCAGAGGCTGGCACTTTACTTGGCAAATGGTCTTGAGGCACGCTTGGCTGGGACAGGGAGCCAAATGTATAAAGAACTGATGGAGAAACAAACAAGGGCCACAGACATGTTGAAGGCCTACCGCCTTTTCAATGCAGTGTGTCCTTTCGCTAGGGTAGCATACTACTTCTCCAACCAAACAATTGCTGACCTATCGAACGGACAACCAAAGGTGCATATCATTGATTTTGGCATCACACTTGGCTTTCAGTGGCCATCATTAATCCAGCGCTTTGCGAAGCGAGAAGGCGGGCCCCCTAAGCTTCGTATCACAGGCATAGATGTACCTCAGCCAGGTTTTCGCCCCCGTGCAATAATTGAGGCGACAGGAAAACGGTTGACTGAGTATGCAGAAATGTTCAATGTACCTTTTGAGTACCAAGATATCGCCTCACCATGGGAAGATATCTGCATCGAGAATCTCAATATTGACAATGATGAGGCGCTTATAGTCAACTGCATGTTCCGAACACAATATCTTGGTGATGAGACAGAAGACATAGATAGCGCAAGGGATAGGGTACTGCGTACCATGAAGAGGATCAACCCAGAGGTTCTCATTCTTGGCATTGTAAATGGGATGTACAGCTCCCCATTCTTCCTGACACGATTCAGAGAGGTTGTGTTCCATTATTCTGCGCTGTTTGACATGCTCGATGCAACTGCTCCCCAGAGTCATGAAGATAGGATACAGATAGAAAGGGATCTGCTTGGGGCAAGTGCACTTAATGTTGTGGCGTGTGAGGGTGCAGAAAGGATTGTGAGGCCAGAGACTTACAAACCATGGCAAGTGAGATGTCTCAAGGCTGGGTTCAAGCAACTTCCTGTTGATAAAGCAATCATGAAGAGATCAATAGATGAAAAAGACAAGCATTATCATGAAGACTTTGTCATCGACGAAGATAGCAGATGGCTGATACAAGGATGGAAGGGGAGGATAATGCATGCAGTGTCCTCATGGAAACCAAAGGAATCATATACTAATCAGTAA